The genomic DNA AGCTTCTGTAGACAAAGAAAAGGTAGCGCAAGTTAAAGAAGGACAAACAGAAATTACGGTTCTTTTAGACGATGAAAAAACCACCTTTACAATGTCTCAAACAGATGATCTTTTAGCTTCGAGTTTGCGCCATCATTTAGATGCTCCTTATTCTTGCCAAGGCGGAGTTTGTAGTTCTTGTTTATGCAAAGTTACTGAAGGAAAAGCAGTGATGATTAAAAACTCTATTTTAACAGATAGTGAAGTTGAAGAAGGATTCGTTTTAGCTTGTCAAGCATATCCAACAACACCTAAAATAACAATTGACTTTGATGATGTTTAAAATTCCGTATTTTTGCTAATATGGATATTTACGACTTTAAAAATGCTTTTTTAATTGGTTTTTTCATGGCTTTCATGATTGGACCTGTTTTTTTTATGCTAATACAAACCAGTATTTTAAAAGGTGCTAGAGCTGCAATTGTATTCGATTTAGGTGTAATCTTAGGAGATTTATGTTTTATTTTAATTGCCTATTACGGTAGTAGGTCTTTGCTAGAAGAAATAAAAGATGATCCAAGATTATTTTTTTTAGGAGGATTGGTTTTAATTATTTACGGGTTAATCACGTATTTAGAAAAAGAGAATAAAAAAGAAGCGCTAGAGTCTGCAAAAATTGTAAAAGTTCCGATAAAAAATAATTATTTAAAACTCTTTTTTAAAGGCTACTTCTTAAATTTTATAAACGTTGGCGTTTTAGCTTTCTGGTTAGGTACTGTTCTCGTAATTGGTCCCACTTTAAAAATGGATCAGAATGCTATTTTTTGGTACTTCGGAACTGTTCTGTTAGGCTATTTTATAAC from Polaribacter sp. ALD11 includes the following:
- a CDS encoding LysE family translocator; its protein translation is MDIYDFKNAFLIGFFMAFMIGPVFFMLIQTSILKGARAAIVFDLGVILGDLCFILIAYYGSRSLLEEIKDDPRLFFLGGLVLIIYGLITYLEKENKKEALESAKIVKVPIKNNYLKLFFKGYFLNFINVGVLAFWLGTVLVIGPTLKMDQNAIFWYFGTVLLGYFITDLGKIFLAKQLKNKMTPPVIFRIKKIMGIILIVCGVFLMLKGFIPNEKIEEFIQ